CTCTAATGTTTGTGCTTTTCTGGTCAGTATGACTTTTCTCATGCCAGCTCAAGAAACAGAACTTTAAGATCTAACCACAGTTCAAAGGACATACAGTCCTGTAGATAGATGCTTAAATGGATCGTTCAATCCAACATGAacattgtcatcatttagtccaaacctgaatgatgggctttcttctgttgaacacaaaatgagaagCTTTGAAGGAATTTAATTTGGTTATTTTCCTAAAGCATACAGTGACTGGAAGCTGTCAAGTGCTACATATGGCTCATGCGCTGTATTCCAAGTCCTCTGAAGTCGTAcagtagctttgtgtgaggaacagaacTGAAATTGAATACTTCATTCACTGCCTGGATGGGTTTGTTATGAGACATTGTGACTTCAAACTCGCAACAAACGTGTGACATTAATAACTACGCGCATTGAAAACTTGGAGTCATATATATTCCCACATATATTCTCCCATAAAAGCCCATATACCACAGAAAGTCTTGTGGTGAGACGTTTAGACTAGAGTTGGAGACGCGCTCTGTGGTTACATCTCATAACTGTTTCTTTAATGCCGGCTTTTTGTCCTGTGTGATACCATCTACAATTCAACACTGTCCTTTTAAGGGTATTAGAAACATCAgtgtgtttaaaaatgtttaaactgagctTATGTTATGGTTAACattatatacatgcatacatacatacattttatacacacacacattcacatctGTATAACCTCACAGTCACCCATGTGAGCTAAAATCCCATATTCCTCTgccttaaatgtttttaaaacatttgatttaGGTTACTGccaatgtatattttaaaaatgcagaattcGATGTATTTTAACCTGCATATTTTagtaaaacaaaagtaaaaagaaaGTACAAAGAATTGTAGCATCTTTATACATTACCCAAGCTCTATAATAGATCAAACTCCTCAAAACTACAGAAACAAATCCTTTTTAGAGAAAGCGAAACTGTATTACAGTCACTAGACCGTAGACATAATGAGAGAGACGGAAGTACAGCCCATTCAGTATGTTGTACTGGTGTGTACTTCATTCTTAATTGTTCAGTTGATGAAGAAAAGTCTTCAAAAGCACAAAAATTACTTGTTAAACATGATTTGTGTAATCCACATGTGATCCGGGGATCTTGCGACATGTGGAACGGACTCTACCCCCATGCCTCAAAGCCTTGTTAACgtcaaattaaatatggcgTCTACTCTGATCAAGGCCAACAGTGATAACCTCTAAAGGAGGCAATGCAAACATGGGTAACTGTGATGTTAGGGACATTTTAGGGAATTCCCTGTGATAGCTGCATTGTCAAGTGCTTCTACTGTTCGGTCTTGTCTTCTATTCTTGTACGTGTGGACATCCTTATGAGAAACAATACAAAAAGAATCCTCAAGTATCCTCATTTTACAAATACATAACTGGTTGTAACAAAAATTGTTGACTTTCTCACCAGAACGAAGAAAAATAATGCTTCATTGCTTCCTCTCCCATCACAGATGATCATAGGGGAGTGCCTTTCAGTCTATCTAAACCGCATCAAATCAAAGTCTTTCTGCAACAGTTATGTGGCCTGTATCTATAAggccattggcacctttgtgtTTGGTGCCGCCATGAGCCAATCACTCACTGACATTGCCAAGTATTCCATTGGCCGGCTGCGGCCACACTTCCTGGATGTGTGCAAACCGGACTGGACGCAGATCAACTGCACAGGAGGGGCTTATATCGAGGACTTCGTCTGTACTGGGGACTCAACCAAGGTCAATGAGGGAAGGTAGGTTCACTAATTGTTATTCTTTACCTTAACTCTGGTGCCCAATCTTGCTGCTGGAgggccactttcctgcagagttcagctctgATCTGCTCTAACATATCTGCCTGGAAGTTTCCAATGATCCTAGATCTTGATTAGTTGGTCAAAAGGTGATCAAATTATCAAAGACCTTGATTGGCTGGTTCAGGTGGTTTGGGGTTAGAGATAAACTCTGCGGGGAGGAGGCACTCCAGAAGTGGGATTGGACAACCCTCACTTAACAACATTACTGCAGGGTTGTCCAGTATTTCTCCTGGAGGGCAAACTTCAGCAGAGTTTAGCATTAACCCTAATTAACCACATCTGAACCAGCTAAATCAAGGTCTTGAGGATCACTAGAAACATCTAGGCTGGTGTGATGGCGCTAAATTCTGCAGGCCTTCCAGGAGCACAATTGGACACCCCTGGACTATTGCGTGTCCTGGAAGAGTAGGTTGTAAGAAAGGGAAGTTTGTCCTTGAGGTGGAAGTAGGAATCCCTCAAATTAGTTATTTAATGTGGTTCCATCCTGGAAACTTCCTAACCAGTCTAGCCTGCATCTACATTCATTTTTAGATAAGTTTGTCCCTCAAAATAACTTGGCCTCTGAACATTTTCAAGCAGATGGATCTTACATGGAATTAGCCATAGTTGTAGGGATTTACTGGGAGGTGTCCAATTAGCAGAACCAGTTCAGTTGTGACCTCAAGTGTGCCATGAGTCCTTTGTATCTGGCATTGACAAGAACTCCCTCATTAGCATTGAAATGAAGGACTTCTTCTGAAGTGATTGTTGTGAACCTTTTGGGTCAGTTGTCCACACAGTTGGCCACCCAGGCTCTTGGTGGAAATCTGTGGTTCACACGCTGTAGTGGTCTCTAATCCTGTGGTAAATTGTTTCAGAGCATGCAGGGTTTCTGTATGGGTTCTTGGGACAGACTCAAGGCCAGCAGTATCCCAGGACCTCTCAGAATGCTCTCATGTAACATAGGTGTGGTtcccttctctctctcacatCTTTAGTGGTTATCTAGTGTTTGCCTAGGAGACGATGCCATTTATAGAACAAATAAAGAGCAGCATGGGTCTGAGCCCAGAATAACCCGGGTCAACTTTCACACGGCAGTGTTCTCCTCAGGAAAAAGGGATCTTCTCACTAGGCAAGCAAGTGTATTTGCTTGTAAAAGGGTGAGAGAGTCTTCCTGGTCAAGTCAAAACAGTTCAGgtattaatgatttaaaaatctgAAGTCATCATTTCTTTGAGTCTGTTGCCATTTAGTGCAATTTTTGTCCTCACGGTAATCAGGCACATTCACATTCAGTCTGCAATGCTTTATTTCAGCTTCACCTCAGATAATTTACTTTAGCTCTACTTTGTCTCATGACTGGGTCTGTAATTCAATCAGCAGGACCACAAAGATCTGGCGTCGTTGCAGTGGTTGACTTTATGGCAGTTAGTGCTGTGCTGCTTGGCTGTTCCCAGATTTATTTGCCGCCATTCACTAGGCGGATGCTCCTAGTCGACAAGTGGTCTAAGCTTAAGTAAACAGGAACACACAAAAGCCTGCCGGATAGCCAGACCACCCTCCCTCTCTGACGCTTTCCGTGCTTCCCCTGCCCCGACCCCACCAGTCAACACGTGTATCCCTCGAGCATGCCTTTATCACCCGGAAAAGGGTGTTTGCGTGCTTTTTTAAAGGGAGTGTATTACTGGGCCAAATGGGACAAAGCAAATCTTAGGTTCAGTGTTAGGATTCCATCCTGACAATTTGTCAAAGTAATCCTTAGTTTGTTTTTACAGAGTTGCAAAACAAATGTCAGCTTCGACTTTAACACGTCATACTGTTGCACAAGCACATTTTAAGTAGTTAACAGCCCTTCTGCATTGCCCACATTGATTCTTTGTTGTTTTGCAGACTCTCGTTCTACTCGGGTCACTCCTCTTTTTCCATGTACTGCATGTTGTTCCTGGCAGTAAGtgtctttttattattctttacaTGTCATTTGTAGTGGTATAGTTCACtcaaatgttaaagggttagttcacccaaaaatgaaaattatatcattaattactcaccctcatgtcgttccacacctgtaagaccttcgtttatcttcagaacacaaattaagatatttttgatcaaatccgatggctcagtgaggcaataacactccctttttcaatgcccagaacgctactaaaacatatttaaaacagttcatgttactACAGTCtgtcaaccttaatattataaagcgtcaagaatactttttgtgcgccaaaaataacaaaatagcaaaatttattccacaatatccagTGAAGCTTCGAttctttatgaatcttttgttttgaatcagtgattcggagcgcgtatcaaactgccaaagtcacatgaactattgaagtttcaaaacacttatgacgttaCGAAgcttcgtttactgaaatcatgtgattttggcactctgaaccactgattcgaaacaaatgattcgcaaagattcaaagcttcatgaagcagtgttttgaaatcgcccttcactggatattgtggaataaattcgcttttttgttatttttggcgcacaaaaagtattctcttcgctttataatattaagtttgaaacactgtagtcacatgaactgttttaaatgttttaagtagctttctgggcattgaaaaagggagtgttattgctgtctatggaggcctcactgagccatcggatttgataaaaaaacatcttaatttgtgttccgaagatcaacgaaggtcttacgggtcttacatgagggtgagtaataaatgacataatttttgggtgaactaaccctttaatgttctgtcatcatttattcaccctcgtgtcattccaaacctgtatggctgactttcttctgtggaacataaaataaaaatgtctttttcccccatacattgaaagtcaacaatgttgttttggaccctaCTGACTTTCATGAACAAACAGTTAaatcattcttcaaaacatctgtTATGCATAAGATAAAAAGga
The DNA window shown above is from Ctenopharyngodon idella isolate HZGC_01 chromosome 10, HZGC01, whole genome shotgun sequence and carries:
- the plpp1a gene encoding phospholipid phosphatase 1 isoform X3; its protein translation is MIPITVLTMIIGECLSVYLNRIKSKSFCNSYVACIYKAIGTFVFGAAMSQSLTDIAKYSIGRLRPHFLDVCKPDWTQINCTGGAYIEDFVCTGDSTKVNEGRLSFYSGHSSFSMYCMLFLALYLQARMQAEWARLLRPTLQFFLIAASVYTGLSRVSDYKHHWSDVLTGLIQGAIVALLVVFCVSDFFKKKVEPQKEAEIPHTTLQETPTNGNHYENPN